One part of the Vitis riparia cultivar Riparia Gloire de Montpellier isolate 1030 chromosome 15, EGFV_Vit.rip_1.0, whole genome shotgun sequence genome encodes these proteins:
- the LOC117931528 gene encoding phospholipase A1 PLIP1, chloroplastic has protein sequence MACTSVTIPASPTGSVAKEISHKTLHRSHSGKDLCARAGLRRSYSDTHLCYSINRIRASSAHPKLKSSSSSVKIFPMFQLPGSILPSGLRSFLFDPETSKDMNIVENGVDIDNKDVEKRANWVVRLLELRSRWRNKPQRENLNGDEDGAADSDGDEGGCEVDYDEVEARENYNRETFSRLLSPVAWSDTKFFSQLAFLCNMAYVIPEIKAQDLRRHYGLKFVTSSLEKKAEAAAIKVKLDHDSTRVPIPDPADTGSSSEKAMDSEQKPLFRPSVAYEIAASAASYVHSCTKDLLSPESEPQQEADDVHGCESEDQIRDEGERSPSRVYKSEVAAFVAASTMTAVVAAGEKEKQEAAKDLQSLHSAPCEWFVCDDSSTYTRCFVIQGSDSLASWQANLFFDPTQFEGTDVIVHRGIYEAAKGIYEQFMPEIIYHLNRYGDRAKLQFTGHSLGGSLSLLVNLMLLSRKVVKPSNLLPVVTFGSPFVFCGGERILGELGLDDNHVHCVMMHRDIVPRAFSCNYPNHVAQVLKSLSGAFRSHPCLNKNKLLYSPMGKIFILQPDEKSSPSHPFLPSGNALYALDKTQCACPASAIRAFINCPHPLETLSDPTAYGSEGTILRDHDSSNYLKAVNGVLRQHTKTVLRRVRRQGNLMWPLLTSPSPHAWNHEESLDNTRKELTTGA, from the exons ATGGCATGCACCTCAGTAACCATTCCCGCCTCCCCGACTGGCTCGGTGGCAAAGGAGATATCCCACAAAACTCTTCACCGTTCACACTCCGGCAAGGACTTATGCGCTCGAGCTGGTTTGAGAAGGTCTTATTCAGATACCCACCTCTGTTACTCCATCAACCGTATTCGGGCTTCATCAGCACACCCAAAACTAAAGAGCAGCTCTTCTTCAGTCAAGATCTTCCCAATGTTCCAGTTACCAGGCTCCATACTTCCTAGTGGCCTCCGATCATTCTTGTTTGACCCAGAGACGAGCAAGGATATGAACATAGTGGAGAACGGGGTGGATATTGATAACAAGGATGTAGAGAAGAGAGCTAATTGGGTGGTGCGGTTATTGGAACTAAGAAGTCGTTGGAGGAACAAACCACagagagaaaatttaaatgGAGATGAAGATGGTGCTGCTGACAGTGATGGCGATGAGGGAGGTTGTGAAGTGGATTACGACGAAGTTGAAGCCAGAGAGAACTACAATCGAGAGACGTTTTCGAGGTTATTGTCTCCAGTGGCATGGTCTgatactaaatttttttctcaGCTGGCTTTCTTGTGCAACATGGCTTACGTGATCCCAGAAATCAAg GCTCAAGATTTAAGAAGGCATTATGGCCTAAAGTTCGTGACATCTTCGCTAGAGAAGAAAGCAGAGGCAGCTGCTATCAAAGTGAAACTTGATCATGATTCCACTCGTGTGCCCATACCTGACCCTGCAGATACTGGATCCAGTTCAGAGAAAGCCATGGACTCTGAGCAGAAACCTCTGTTCCGCCCATCCGTTGCTTATGAGATAGCTGCTTCTGCTGCCTCTTATGTCCATTCTTGCACTAAGGACCTTCTATCACCCGAGTCTGAGCCCCAGCAGGAGGCTGATGATGTGCATGGATGTGAGAGTGAAGATCAAATTCGAGATGAGGGAGAGAGGTCTCCCTCTCGAGTTTATAAGTCTGAGGTGGCCGCATTTGTGGCAGCATCTACTATGACTGCAGTGGTTGCCGCAGGGGAGAAGGAAAAGCAGGAGGCAGCAAAGGACCTTCAATCACTCCATTCTGCACCTTGTGAATGGTTTGTTTGTGATGATTCAAGTACATATACTCGCTGCTTTGTCATCCAG GGTTCAGACTCCCTGGCGTCTTGGCAGGCAAACCTCTTCTTTGATCCAACTCAATTTGAG GGGACAGATGTGATTGTTCATAGAGGAATTTATGAAGCTGCAAAGGGAATATACGAGCAATTCATGCCAGAAATTATATACCATCTTAACAGATATGGGGATCGTGCTAAACTTCAATTCACTGGTCATTCCCTTGGGGGTAGTCTCTCTCTTTTAGTCAACTTGATGCTACTGTCTAGGAAGGTCGTCAAACCCTCCAATCTTCTACCAGTTGTCACATTTGGATCACCATTTGTGTTCTGTGGAGGCGAAAGGATCCTTGGGGAGTTGGGATTGGATGACAATCATGTCCATTGTGTGATGATGCATAGGGATATTGTGCCCAGAGCCTTCTCCTGCAACTATCCTAACCATGTGGCCCAAGTCCTCAAGAGTTTGAGTGGAGCTTTCCGATCCCACCCTTGCCTAAATAAAAAT AAACTGTTGTATTCTCCAATGGGCAAAATCTTCATTCTTCAACCTGATGAGAAGTCATCTCCTTCTCACCCGTTTCTCCCTTCAGGGAATGCACTCTATGCACTCGACAAGACCCAATGTGCTTGTCCTGCAAGTGCCATCAGGGCTTTTATCAATTGTCCCCACCCACTGGAAACCCTAAGCGATCCTACAGCCTATGGTTCAGAAGGTACAATTCTCAGAGACCATGACTCAAGCAACTATCTCAAGGCAGTTAACGGGGTTCTGAGGCAACATACAAAGACGGTTCTTCGGCGAGTGAGAAGACAGGGGAACCTTATGTGGCCACTACTGACTTCACCCTCCCCACATGCATGGAATCACGAAGAAAGTTTGGACAATACAAGGAAAGAGTTAACAACAGGGGCTTGA
- the LOC117931573 gene encoding zinc finger CCCH domain-containing protein 1-like translates to MADSGEIQPTETVDTGEKQQSEPVCNFFRKPTKNKNIRKRTHDEDENEDSKTGTSVLHQQKKPPKPDNRLYFSTGSSRKSTTDEPNKESEPIFQFESSKEIQVQHDSRATATLETETDFSRDARAIRERVLKQSQDALKGKNKSDEKLYKGIHGYTDYKAGFRREQTVASEKAGGAHGPLRASAHIRASARFDYQPDICKDYKETGYCGFGDACKFMHDRGDYKSGWQMEKEWEEAEKARKRNLAMGGDDADEGGGGQSDEDDDDALPFACFICRQPFVDPVVTKCKHFFCEHCALRHHSKNKKCFVCNQPTLGMFNTAHEIRKKMAAERK, encoded by the exons ATGGCAGATTCGGGTGAAATTCAGCCTACTGAAACAGTGGACACAGGAGAAAAGCAGCAGTCCGAGCCAG TATGCAATTTCTTTAGAAAGCCAACAAAAAACAAGAACATTAGGAAAAGGACGCACGAcgaagatgaaaatgaagacTCAAAAACTGGGACTTCAGTGCTGCATCAGCAGAAGAAGCCTCCCAAACCTGATAATAGGCTGTATTTTTCAACTGGGTCATCTAGAAAATCGACAACAGATGAACCCAACAAAGAATCTGAGccaatttttcaatttgagTCTTCAAAGGAGATTCAAGTCCAACATGATAGTAGGGCAACGGCAACTCTTGAGACTGAGACTGATTTTTCAAGAGATGCTCGAGCAATTCGAGAGAGAGTTCTTAAGCAATCACAAGACGCATTAAAGGGGAAAAACAAGAGTGATGAAAAGTTGTATAAAGGGATTCATGGATATACCGATTACAAGGCGGGATTCCGAAGAGAGCAAACAGTTGCCAGTGAGAAAGCTGGTGGGGCACATGGTCCTCTAAGGGCTTCTGCTCACATTAGGGCATCTGCAAGGTTTGATTATCAGCCCGACATTTGTAAGGATTATAAAGAAACGGGGTACTGTGGGTTTGGAGATGCTTGTAAATTTATGCATGACCGGGGGGATTACAAGTCAGGGTGGCAGATGGAGAAAGAGTGGGAAGAAGCAGAGAAAGCAAGGAAGAGAAATTTGGCTATGGGAGGAGATGATGCAGATGAGGGAGGTGGAGGACAGAGCGATGAAGATGACGATGATGCATTGCCATTTGCCTGTTTCATTTGCAGGCAGCCTTTTGTAGATCCTGTTGTAACCAAGTGCAAGCACTTTTTCTGCGAGCATTGCGCTTTAAGG CACCATTCTAAGAACAAGAAGTGCTTTGTCTGCAACCAGCCCACCCTTGGCATGTTCAACACGGCGCATGAGATACGGAAGAAGATGGCTGCAGAGAGAAAATGA